The following are encoded together in the Proteiniphilum saccharofermentans genome:
- a CDS encoding hybrid sensor histidine kinase/response regulator transcription factor gives MLRRSIYFFLAICFYVPAFGQNINYQIFENIHLGPEASVVNSFIQDRQGMMWIGTDKGLFSYDGYSVQPHFSYGERSNSRIYCGMTVGENYLYLGSDNGLLIYNYRTDRYENPGITFPTDIRAMVCRDKVLWIGTLNGLYTYDFESERLERIDRTTHKGLTHETIYSLIHSTDDRIYIGTYDGLSCYLPEKDTFESIPLPGAVNKSNLFVNSLLEDTVRSCIWIGTEGNLFRYDPASKKVEQLTFFHENSVKTLALDQQQNLLAGTDNGLYIYQEEGELQHVVHDSRNSSSLSNNIVWTIFTDKEKNSWLGTDYGISLSRFNNGFRYVPISQITGTGEGNHFYSLFKDSHGYYWFGGTNGLIRSRSVSGQDTRAIWYKMGNRSAPLSHNRVRNIYEDKDRNLWIATDGSINRYDYTTEQFIHYNIVDSTGMYNCNWAYYLFEDNDGYLWIASFLGGVFVVDKQRLMKASGGIYIADYHYSTDNGLPGMFVNQLIPDNEGNIWMLLYNKGMTKINIRTREITRIPTDDIPDSESLNYILCDGSGVIWAGFRRGVMRFMPGSVKPDIVLLESFGQNEILSMIEVEQDIWVSTTDGSWIIHKETMDVRRFHVMDKAFTSLYYDPGTRLVYMGGVDGLVITSPEIARMHRVERPITITALYVNNRLVTPEDGISENGIRYARKFIFGHTQNNLSFEISDLSYSLQEKPKFMYILTSVDQDWNLLKQNTNRITYHNLKYGSYQLLISEPDPYGKPSDQPYIIDIRINPPWYYTAWAKAVYILLTLTFIFWIINFFRVRNRLKFERLEKEKILEQSQSKIDFFTHISHDFKTPLSLIVAPVSKLLLEVKNPSEKKQLEIVQRNARKLNSLIHQILDFNRVDDNAGSVLILSKVEFISFARSLLAVYEEEITKEKQIALLFESNLPELYLDIDVLKFESILGNLLSNAFKYTSEGGEISLSIHASDTTGELEITVSDNGIGIPEKDLPYIFQRFFQSSGTLGKREGTGVGLYLVKSYTELHGGKIRVVSEEGRGTSITLILPLPFRQTSSGVLHKEDQIVSENKPLILVVDDNADITGFICETLQPRYRCKVAENGKAGVELCFEFQPDLIIADVMMPVMNGLEMCQRIKRHIPTSTIPIILLTVKNDKETELESIHLHIDAFIGKPFEPEILLSRVEQLLLRKQQMEAKARMEIISEPRAIEAVSYDEKFLSKLIRIIEDHVSNSELNVNRLSELSGINSKQIYRKTKQLTGMSPVEYIKSIRMKKAAMLLRQKKFTVAEVMYMVGYSNHSYFSKCFQAEFGKTPRQFMEEHADN, from the coding sequence ATGTTACGACGATCTATATATTTTTTTCTTGCGATATGTTTCTATGTGCCGGCTTTCGGTCAGAACATCAATTATCAGATTTTCGAGAATATCCATTTAGGGCCCGAGGCGTCTGTCGTGAACAGTTTTATTCAGGACCGGCAGGGAATGATGTGGATAGGTACGGATAAAGGGTTGTTCAGTTACGACGGGTATTCAGTACAACCTCATTTTTCTTACGGGGAGCGGAGCAATAGCCGGATCTATTGTGGAATGACCGTTGGGGAAAACTATCTGTACCTTGGATCGGATAACGGATTACTGATCTATAACTATCGTACGGACAGATATGAGAACCCTGGCATCACCTTTCCTACGGATATCCGTGCAATGGTATGCCGTGATAAGGTGTTATGGATTGGCACCCTTAACGGATTGTATACCTATGATTTCGAATCGGAACGGTTGGAGAGGATCGATAGAACTACACACAAAGGCTTAACGCATGAAACGATTTACTCTCTTATCCATTCGACGGACGATCGTATATACATCGGAACCTACGACGGATTATCCTGTTATCTGCCGGAAAAGGATACTTTCGAATCCATTCCTCTTCCCGGTGCCGTCAATAAAAGTAATCTGTTCGTAAACTCATTGTTGGAAGATACCGTAAGGAGTTGTATCTGGATCGGTACGGAAGGGAATCTGTTCAGGTATGATCCTGCATCGAAGAAAGTGGAGCAATTAACGTTCTTCCATGAAAATTCGGTCAAAACATTGGCGTTGGATCAACAACAGAATTTATTGGCAGGAACGGATAACGGACTTTATATCTATCAGGAGGAAGGAGAGTTGCAGCATGTGGTCCACGATTCCCGTAACAGTTCTTCGTTATCCAATAATATCGTATGGACCATTTTTACTGATAAGGAAAAAAATAGTTGGTTAGGGACAGATTACGGTATTTCGCTCTCCCGTTTCAATAATGGTTTCCGGTATGTGCCGATTTCACAGATCACCGGTACGGGAGAGGGTAATCACTTTTATTCGCTTTTTAAAGATTCCCACGGATATTACTGGTTCGGAGGTACTAACGGGTTGATCCGTTCCCGGTCTGTTTCCGGACAAGATACCCGGGCAATCTGGTATAAAATGGGAAACAGAAGCGCCCCGCTCTCCCATAATCGTGTGCGGAATATTTATGAGGATAAAGACCGTAACCTCTGGATTGCCACAGACGGAAGTATCAATCGATACGATTATACGACGGAACAATTTATCCATTATAATATAGTAGACAGTACCGGAATGTATAATTGCAACTGGGCCTATTATTTGTTTGAGGATAATGACGGCTATCTGTGGATCGCCAGTTTTCTTGGCGGAGTATTTGTGGTCGATAAGCAACGGTTAATGAAAGCTTCCGGGGGAATCTATATCGCCGACTATCATTACTCTACAGACAATGGTTTGCCAGGCATGTTTGTCAACCAACTGATCCCAGATAACGAAGGAAATATCTGGATGTTACTTTACAATAAAGGAATGACAAAGATCAATATCCGGACCCGTGAAATTACGCGTATTCCGACCGACGATATCCCGGACAGTGAAAGCCTTAACTATATTCTATGTGATGGCTCGGGAGTTATCTGGGCCGGATTTCGTCGTGGAGTGATGCGTTTTATGCCGGGAAGTGTGAAACCGGATATCGTTTTACTGGAAAGTTTCGGACAAAACGAAATATTATCAATGATCGAAGTGGAACAGGATATATGGGTGTCTACCACTGACGGTTCGTGGATTATCCATAAAGAGACGATGGATGTGCGACGCTTCCATGTGATGGATAAAGCTTTTACAAGTTTGTATTATGATCCCGGGACCCGATTGGTCTATATGGGTGGTGTGGACGGATTGGTGATTACCTCCCCCGAAATTGCCAGAATGCACAGGGTGGAACGTCCGATAACGATTACAGCCCTGTATGTCAATAACCGTCTGGTAACACCTGAAGACGGAATCAGCGAAAACGGCATCCGTTATGCACGAAAATTTATATTCGGTCATACACAGAATAACCTTTCATTCGAAATATCCGACTTGTCCTATTCGCTGCAGGAGAAACCTAAATTTATGTATATATTAACGTCGGTAGACCAGGATTGGAATCTGCTGAAACAAAATACCAACAGGATCACTTATCATAACCTGAAATATGGGAGCTATCAGCTTTTGATCAGTGAACCTGACCCGTATGGAAAACCGTCGGATCAACCTTATATAATCGATATTCGTATCAATCCTCCCTGGTACTATACTGCATGGGCTAAAGCGGTTTATATACTTTTGACGCTGACCTTTATTTTCTGGATCATCAATTTTTTCAGGGTAAGAAACCGCCTGAAATTTGAGCGTCTTGAGAAAGAGAAGATACTGGAACAATCACAGTCGAAAATAGATTTCTTCACGCACATATCTCACGATTTTAAAACGCCTTTGAGCCTAATTGTCGCTCCGGTCAGCAAACTACTCCTTGAAGTGAAAAATCCGTCGGAGAAGAAACAATTGGAGATCGTGCAACGCAATGCCCGGAAATTGAATTCGCTGATACACCAGATACTGGATTTTAACCGGGTAGACGATAACGCCGGATCTGTCCTGATCCTCTCGAAAGTAGAGTTTATCTCTTTTGCCAGGAGTCTTTTGGCCGTGTATGAAGAGGAGATAACCAAAGAGAAACAAATCGCTCTTCTTTTCGAAAGTAATCTGCCGGAACTTTATCTGGATATTGATGTGCTTAAATTCGAGTCGATCCTCGGGAATTTGTTGTCAAACGCTTTCAAATATACTTCCGAAGGGGGTGAAATAAGCCTCTCGATACATGCTTCCGATACTACCGGAGAATTGGAGATTACAGTATCCGATAACGGAATAGGGATTCCCGAAAAAGATCTTCCATACATATTCCAACGCTTTTTCCAGTCATCCGGTACATTGGGAAAGAGGGAAGGTACCGGTGTCGGACTTTATCTGGTAAAATCTTATACCGAGTTGCACGGAGGAAAGATACGCGTGGTTTCGGAAGAAGGCCGGGGTACGTCAATCACGTTAATCCTTCCGTTACCGTTCCGGCAAACATCGTCAGGAGTGCTTCATAAGGAGGATCAGATTGTTTCGGAAAATAAACCATTGATCCTTGTAGTGGATGATAATGCCGATATCACCGGATTTATCTGTGAGACCTTACAACCCCGGTACCGTTGTAAAGTGGCCGAGAATGGTAAGGCAGGGGTAGAACTTTGTTTCGAATTCCAACCTGATCTCATTATTGCGGATGTGATGATGCCTGTAATGAACGGCCTGGAAATGTGTCAGCGGATTAAGAGACATATTCCCACATCGACCATTCCGATTATTCTGCTCACCGTCAAAAACGATAAAGAAACGGAACTCGAAAGTATTCATCTCCATATCGACGCTTTTATAGGAAAGCCTTTCGAGCCGGAGATACTACTTTCGCGGGTGGAGCAACTACTTCTCCGTAAACAGCAGATGGAAGCCAAAGCACGTATGGAGATTATTTCGGAGCCCAGGGCCATCGAAGCGGTATCGTATGACGAGAAATTCCTGTCGAAACTCATACGGATTATCGAAGACCATGTTTCCAATTCAGAGCTGAATGTAAACCGGCTCAGTGAACTATCAGGAATAAACAGTAAACAGATCTATCGTAAAACAAAGCAACTCACCGGTATGTCGCCTGTGGAATATATTAAATCCATCCGGATGAAAAAAGCGGCCATGCTGCTTCGTCAGAAAAAATTCACAGTGGCGGAAGTGATGTATATGGTGGGATATTCCAACCACTCTTATTTCTCGAAATGCTTCCAGGCGGAGTTTGGGAAGACACCGCGGCAGTTTATGGAAGAACACGCTGACAACTGA
- a CDS encoding cellulase family glycosylhydrolase has translation MQRRILTLIFCFLIFFPATQAKEIPAIYIDKNGVMRWEDTRGEASFFGVNYTLPFAHAYRAMGYLDIDRKAAIDRDVYHFARLGFNAYRIHIWDVEISDIEGNLIENDHLDLLDWLIYKLKERDIHIILTAMTNFGNGYPERNQPTGGFSYAYDKCEIHTNPEAIRAQERYITSLAMHVNPYTGKAYKDDPSVVGFEINNEPCHTGTQQQTRDYINRILAALRKAGNRKPVFYNVSHNMEHVPAYYNTSVQGTTYQWYPIGLVSGYTRKGNFLPYVDDFHIPFSHVKGFENKTRLVYEYDPADIMYSYIHPAMARTFRTAGFQWITQFAYDPMDMAWANTEYQTHFLNLAYTPQKAISMKIAAEVAYSVPRGQSYGTYPADTLFADFAVSYSQDLSMMNMKEKYFYSNHTSTPPVDAVALKSIVGYGNSPIVQYEGTGAYFIDRLEEGVWRLEVMPDAVPVSDPFAKPSLHKEVVTIAWNNWDMTLRLPALQDDFEVRGINEGNGYSVQAVDGVIPALGPGVYILQRKGYVSPQQWDADTRWNNIRLGEYVAPQPRARTYSVSHQSAAVTESGKPLVIEAQIAGPAFPDSVWIYTDRISFWNDNNPHYLMERIHGYTYRAIIPGEVVTQGKFRYNIIVSRNGNPTTFPAGIQGNPLDWDYASPMYWETRVVDPGSVISLFTATCENSRIETYTMPEWSRVQRELIDTCSETRPMQRFVFESDDENPRFFLRSYIKEEINLRTKRLRDSNTLCVSLHNAPDSLSIGFVTNTGYTYAAKIAVNEKSVYRIPLSELQQTATALLPHPYPVFLKKYFDPVVPIPFRPEDIELLEISFDGRKNEKAIIEIGDVWLE, from the coding sequence ATGCAAAGACGAATTTTGACCCTTATTTTCTGTTTCCTGATTTTTTTTCCTGCAACGCAAGCAAAAGAAATACCGGCTATATACATCGACAAAAACGGTGTGATGCGCTGGGAAGATACCCGCGGGGAAGCCTCTTTTTTCGGAGTAAACTATACCCTTCCGTTTGCCCATGCCTACCGGGCAATGGGATACCTGGATATTGACCGTAAAGCGGCGATCGACAGGGATGTCTATCATTTCGCCCGCTTGGGGTTCAATGCTTACCGCATCCATATATGGGATGTGGAGATATCTGATATCGAAGGGAACCTGATAGAGAACGATCATCTTGACCTGTTGGATTGGCTAATCTATAAACTTAAGGAACGGGATATCCATATTATACTCACGGCCATGACCAATTTCGGCAACGGATACCCGGAAAGGAACCAACCGACCGGAGGTTTTTCGTATGCGTATGATAAGTGCGAGATCCATACCAACCCTGAAGCCATCCGGGCACAGGAACGCTATATTACTTCGCTGGCCATGCATGTCAATCCGTACACCGGGAAAGCATACAAGGACGACCCGTCGGTGGTCGGATTTGAGATCAATAATGAGCCCTGCCATACAGGTACACAACAACAAACCCGTGATTACATCAACCGTATACTTGCCGCACTGCGCAAAGCTGGGAACCGTAAACCTGTCTTTTACAATGTCAGCCACAACATGGAGCATGTGCCGGCTTATTACAACACGTCCGTTCAGGGAACAACGTATCAGTGGTATCCTATCGGGTTGGTATCGGGATATACCCGGAAAGGGAATTTTCTACCGTATGTAGATGATTTTCATATCCCCTTCAGTCATGTAAAAGGATTTGAGAACAAAACCCGGTTGGTATACGAATATGATCCGGCCGATATCATGTATTCTTATATACATCCTGCTATGGCTCGGACATTCCGCACAGCCGGTTTCCAATGGATCACGCAGTTTGCCTATGACCCGATGGATATGGCATGGGCCAATACCGAGTATCAAACGCATTTCCTTAATCTGGCGTATACCCCACAGAAAGCTATCAGTATGAAAATTGCCGCTGAAGTGGCTTATTCCGTTCCACGCGGACAATCCTATGGCACGTACCCTGCCGATACACTCTTCGCAGATTTTGCTGTAAGCTATTCTCAGGATCTGAGTATGATGAATATGAAAGAGAAATACTTTTATTCCAACCATACCTCCACCCCGCCTGTTGATGCCGTAGCATTGAAATCGATAGTCGGATACGGCAATTCGCCCATCGTACAGTACGAAGGAACAGGCGCTTATTTTATCGACCGGTTGGAAGAGGGTGTGTGGCGGCTTGAAGTAATGCCCGATGCTGTACCGGTAAGCGATCCGTTTGCCAAACCGTCGCTTCACAAAGAAGTGGTGACCATTGCATGGAACAATTGGGATATGACGCTCCGCCTGCCTGCGTTGCAGGATGATTTTGAAGTAAGAGGAATCAACGAGGGGAACGGGTACAGCGTCCAGGCTGTGGATGGTGTTATTCCCGCTCTCGGCCCGGGTGTGTATATCCTGCAACGCAAAGGGTACGTCTCCCCTCAGCAGTGGGATGCCGATACCCGGTGGAACAATATCCGATTAGGTGAATATGTGGCGCCGCAACCCCGTGCGCGAACATACAGTGTATCCCATCAGTCCGCGGCGGTTACCGAAAGCGGTAAACCTCTGGTGATCGAAGCACAGATCGCCGGGCCGGCATTTCCCGACTCGGTATGGATCTACACCGACCGCATTTCATTCTGGAACGACAATAATCCCCACTATCTCATGGAAAGGATACACGGTTACACTTACCGGGCTATCATACCCGGAGAAGTTGTCACACAAGGTAAATTCAGGTATAATATCATTGTTTCACGAAACGGGAATCCAACTACGTTCCCAGCCGGAATACAGGGAAACCCGCTCGATTGGGACTATGCCTCTCCAATGTATTGGGAAACCCGGGTTGTTGATCCGGGTAGCGTGATATCCCTTTTTACCGCAACGTGTGAGAACAGCCGGATAGAGACATATACCATGCCCGAATGGAGCCGTGTACAAAGGGAGCTGATCGATACCTGTTCGGAAACGAGACCAATGCAACGTTTTGTATTCGAATCGGATGATGAGAATCCCCGTTTCTTCCTCCGGAGCTATATAAAAGAGGAAATCAATTTACGGACAAAGCGCCTGAGAGATAGTAACACCCTTTGCGTGTCGCTACATAATGCCCCAGACAGTCTTAGTATCGGTTTTGTAACGAATACCGGTTATACGTATGCCGCTAAAATAGCCGTAAATGAAAAATCCGTATACCGTATTCCCCTGTCGGAATTGCAGCAGACAGCCACGGCGTTGTTACCGCACCCTTATCCGGTGTTTCTGAAAAAATATTTTGACCCCGTCGTGCCTATCCCTTTCCGGCCTGAGGATATTGAACTACTGGAGATCTCATTCGATGGCCGGAAGAATGAGAAAGCTATTATTGAGATCGGCGATGTATGGCTTGAATAG
- a CDS encoding SusC/RagA family TonB-linked outer membrane protein has product MNERKLFHPIITVFAIAILYLILPGSTSPLLAQQEGGRRITGVITDENNEPLTGATILVTGTTIGTTAGINGEFSLTLPAGKTEIQVSFIGYETQVVPVVDRGTVNIQLQPESFTLDNLIVIGYGTQRKSDLTGSVSNVSSKDFNVGLIGSPEQLINGKVSGVQIMSNSGSPTSGSTIRIRGGASLNASNDPLIVLDGVPLENGGISGNSGNFLSLINPSDIESMTILKDASSTAIYGSRASNGVIIITTKRGTDDRLRVTFNTTNSVQTRTKMADMLSRDQFADIINGRGTVEQKALLGTTSTDWNDQIFRAASGTDNNLSIAGRIASQWPVRVAFGYYNQNGLMKSDNAERFTGSFSFSPSFFADHLRVTLNGKGAVNNNRFTNNEAIWAASTFNPTLPVYSGNSNFGGYDEAIDNSGNPVNGGVRNPLGLVEQYYSASRVSRFIGNADIDYKMHFLPELKLHTTLGYDHAEGKGEIYVPSEAAQYYTTKGRDYGYGPQKNTNRLLTAYLNYNKYLTSVKSSIDATMGYDYQFWKSITAPYSELNTIGEVQTTSAAGDQRHALISYYARLNYTFDNRYMFTATVRRDGTSRFHRDHRWGTFPSVALAWRISEEAFLRDNPLISTLKLRASYGVTGQQEGIGNYNYLPVYTYSQEGAEVQFGDQWLHTYRPEAYVQNLKWETTSSWNMGFDFGFLKDRITGSLDYYTRQTKDLLATVPSPAGSNFDKNILTNVGNVDSRGVEFTLNATLVNTRDLTWDVSYNMTWQKMKVKNLSLVEGSATMNTLVGPTIDSYQFQVLSEGYEPYMFYVYHQLYDEETGKPIEGAYADLDGNGVINSNDLYRYKSPAPDFIFGLSTSLRYDKWTLGMSFRANVGNYVYNGMAMNTGAWSTVSYNSFQINNLSASYLETGFNNRQYLSDYYVRNASFLKMDNLTLGYNFGRITKWCAVNVSAMVQNVFCITGYDGVDPEVPNGMDLSFYPRPRTFSLNVGLEF; this is encoded by the coding sequence ATGAATGAGAGAAAATTATTTCACCCTATTATTACAGTATTCGCTATAGCCATACTGTACCTGATCCTTCCCGGAAGTACTTCCCCCCTGCTCGCACAGCAGGAAGGCGGACGACGGATTACAGGGGTTATTACCGATGAGAATAATGAGCCTTTGACCGGGGCAACGATCCTGGTGACGGGTACGACCATCGGAACGACCGCCGGTATAAACGGGGAATTTAGCCTGACACTTCCCGCCGGAAAAACCGAGATACAGGTCTCTTTTATCGGCTATGAAACGCAGGTTGTGCCTGTAGTTGACAGGGGAACGGTAAATATTCAATTGCAACCCGAGTCCTTTACACTGGATAACCTTATAGTTATCGGCTATGGTACGCAGCGTAAAAGCGACCTGACCGGATCGGTCAGCAACGTAAGCAGCAAAGATTTTAACGTGGGATTGATCGGATCGCCCGAACAGTTGATCAACGGAAAGGTCTCCGGCGTGCAGATCATGTCGAACAGCGGATCGCCCACCTCCGGAAGCACCATCCGTATCCGTGGAGGTGCATCACTCAACGCCAGTAACGACCCGTTGATAGTCCTCGACGGAGTACCCCTGGAGAACGGGGGAATCAGCGGTAACTCCGGGAATTTCCTGAGCCTGATTAATCCTTCGGATATCGAAAGCATGACCATACTGAAAGATGCCTCTTCCACTGCAATCTACGGTTCACGTGCATCCAACGGGGTGATCATCATCACCACGAAAAGAGGGACGGATGACCGTCTGCGGGTAACGTTCAACACTACCAATTCGGTGCAGACACGTACAAAGATGGCGGATATGCTGAGCCGTGATCAGTTCGCCGATATCATCAATGGGAGGGGAACAGTTGAACAGAAAGCGCTACTTGGCACAACCTCGACCGATTGGAATGATCAGATCTTCCGTGCGGCATCCGGTACCGATAATAACCTGAGCATCGCCGGGCGTATCGCTTCGCAATGGCCGGTGAGAGTCGCGTTTGGGTATTACAACCAGAACGGATTGATGAAGAGTGACAATGCCGAGCGTTTTACCGGTAGCTTTTCATTCTCACCCTCTTTCTTCGCTGATCATCTCAGGGTTACACTCAATGGAAAAGGTGCTGTGAACAATAACCGTTTTACGAATAACGAAGCCATCTGGGCTGCTTCCACATTTAATCCCACACTGCCGGTCTATTCAGGGAACAGTAATTTCGGCGGATATGATGAAGCGATCGATAACAGTGGTAACCCTGTGAATGGCGGTGTGCGTAACCCATTGGGACTGGTTGAACAGTACTATTCCGCGAGTAGGGTGAGCCGCTTTATCGGTAATGCCGATATCGATTACAAGATGCACTTCCTGCCCGAGTTGAAACTCCATACCACCCTGGGATATGACCATGCCGAAGGCAAGGGTGAGATCTATGTGCCGTCCGAAGCGGCGCAATATTATACCACAAAAGGGCGTGACTACGGGTATGGGCCTCAAAAAAATACAAACCGATTGCTTACGGCTTACCTGAATTACAATAAGTACCTTACTTCCGTAAAGAGCAGTATCGATGCGACGATGGGTTATGATTACCAGTTCTGGAAGAGCATTACAGCACCATACAGCGAGTTGAATACGATAGGAGAGGTGCAGACTACGTCGGCAGCCGGCGATCAACGCCATGCACTTATTTCCTATTATGCCCGTCTGAACTATACGTTCGATAATCGCTATATGTTTACGGCAACGGTCCGCCGCGACGGAACCTCACGCTTCCACAGGGATCACCGCTGGGGTACTTTCCCTTCCGTAGCGCTGGCGTGGCGCATAAGCGAAGAGGCCTTCCTAAGGGACAATCCTCTGATCAGCACCCTGAAATTACGGGCAAGCTACGGAGTGACGGGACAACAGGAAGGTATCGGGAACTACAATTACCTGCCGGTATATACCTATAGTCAGGAAGGAGCGGAAGTACAATTCGGCGACCAGTGGCTGCATACCTATCGTCCCGAAGCCTATGTGCAGAACCTGAAATGGGAAACGACTTCCTCCTGGAATATGGGGTTCGATTTCGGATTCCTGAAAGACCGTATTACCGGAAGTCTCGATTATTATACCCGTCAGACCAAAGACCTGCTGGCAACCGTACCCTCGCCTGCAGGAAGCAATTTCGACAAGAATATCCTTACCAATGTGGGAAATGTCGACAGCCGCGGAGTTGAATTCACATTGAACGCCACACTGGTAAATACCAGGGATCTTACATGGGATGTAAGTTACAATATGACCTGGCAGAAGATGAAGGTGAAAAATCTGTCGCTGGTGGAAGGGAGTGCCACGATGAATACGCTGGTAGGTCCGACGATCGACAGCTATCAGTTTCAGGTGCTTTCCGAAGGTTATGAACCCTATATGTTTTATGTGTATCACCAATTATACGACGAAGAAACGGGAAAACCCATCGAAGGGGCGTATGCCGATCTCGACGGCAACGGAGTGATCAATTCCAATGACTTATACCGTTACAAATCGCCGGCTCCCGATTTTATTTTCGGGCTCAGTACATCGCTCCGCTATGACAAATGGACCCTCGGTATGAGCTTCCGCGCCAATGTGGGCAACTATGTGTACAACGGGATGGCAATGAATACCGGAGCATGGAGTACTGTAAGTTATAATTCTTTTCAGATCAATAACCTGTCGGCAAGTTACCTGGAAACCGGATTCAATAACCGCCAGTACCTGTCGGATTACTATGTGAGGAATGCTTCTTTTCTGAAAATGGATAACCTGACACTGGGGTATAATTTCGGACGCATTACCAAATGGTGTGCCGTGAATGTGAGCGCTATGGTACAGAATGTTTTCTGTATAACCGGATATGATGGTGTAGACCCCGAAGTGCCGAACGGTATGGATTTGTCATTTTATCCGCGGCCGCGGACTTTCTCACTGAATGTCGGTCTTGAATTTTAA
- a CDS encoding RagB/SusD family nutrient uptake outer membrane protein gives MKKIIYILFSSLFLLTGCLDDLDQYPNIETTSSDVYKDASNYKAVLGKLYVAFVINGQEKGGGNSDLSSNNGQDYMRSFFNLQECGTDELASTWLEGDKVGDLTFLSWDANDPWVADMYYRIFYNIALCNEFLRNAGDEQIARFTESEQADIRGYRAEARFLRALAYYHALDLFRNIPFVTENDPVGTFIPPRYEAKAVFEYIESELQAIDGDLPDKEECEYGRASKGAAYALLAKMYLNANIYTGTERYIDCIDYCKRVIQQGYALEPEYKKLFNADNHKRTNEIIFSFPVDATHTVSWGATTYIICGAVSNTSDYQKPADYGVTSGWGMFRVRGEIPALFNEKDGRALFFTEGQTQYLDIIDNQSNGYFVDKWTNLTDEGEMASNTVDGGVNTDFPVFRLADVYLMLAEAVSRGGTGATVTEALAYVNGLRQRAFGNDYETYGKLTANDLTVDFFLDERARELYWECTRRTDLIRYGRFTTADYLWQWKGGVKEGRAVDGKYNIYPIPTTDLTANPNLRNENY, from the coding sequence ATGAAAAAGATCATATATATACTATTCTCTAGTTTATTTTTATTGACAGGCTGTCTGGACGATCTTGACCAATATCCGAACATTGAAACTACCAGTTCGGATGTATACAAGGACGCGTCCAATTATAAGGCTGTATTGGGTAAACTCTATGTTGCTTTTGTGATCAACGGACAAGAAAAAGGGGGAGGAAACTCCGACCTGTCCAGCAATAACGGGCAGGATTATATGCGTAGCTTCTTCAATCTGCAGGAATGCGGAACCGACGAACTGGCATCTACCTGGTTGGAAGGCGATAAAGTGGGTGACCTGACTTTTTTGTCATGGGACGCTAACGATCCGTGGGTAGCTGATATGTACTATCGTATATTTTATAACATCGCCCTTTGCAATGAATTTCTTCGTAATGCAGGTGACGAGCAAATAGCCCGTTTCACTGAAAGCGAACAAGCGGATATTCGCGGTTATCGTGCCGAGGCACGTTTTCTCCGTGCGCTGGCATATTATCATGCGCTCGATCTTTTCCGCAATATCCCGTTTGTTACCGAGAATGACCCGGTAGGAACTTTTATTCCACCGCGCTATGAAGCGAAAGCAGTATTCGAATACATTGAATCGGAATTGCAGGCTATCGACGGAGATCTGCCCGACAAAGAGGAATGCGAATACGGACGGGCATCGAAAGGAGCGGCTTATGCCCTGTTGGCTAAAATGTACCTGAATGCGAACATATATACGGGAACGGAACGATATATTGACTGTATTGACTACTGTAAGAGGGTTATACAACAGGGGTATGCTCTTGAACCCGAATACAAGAAACTGTTTAACGCCGACAATCATAAACGGACGAACGAAATTATATTTTCTTTTCCGGTAGATGCGACGCATACCGTCTCCTGGGGCGCTACCACCTATATTATTTGTGGAGCGGTAAGCAACACGTCCGATTATCAGAAACCTGCGGATTACGGGGTGACCAGCGGATGGGGAATGTTCCGCGTACGCGGCGAAATACCGGCATTGTTTAACGAGAAAGATGGCAGGGCCCTTTTCTTTACCGAAGGGCAAACCCAATATCTCGATATAATAGATAACCAAAGCAACGGTTATTTTGTGGACAAATGGACAAACCTGACTGATGAAGGTGAAATGGCGTCTAACACAGTGGACGGCGGAGTGAATACGGACTTTCCGGTATTTCGTCTGGCGGATGTCTATCTGATGCTCGCCGAAGCTGTCAGCCGCGGCGGTACGGGAGCCACTGTTACAGAAGCATTGGCTTATGTGAACGGGTTGCGGCAACGTGCTTTCGGCAATGATTATGAAACCTACGGGAAGCTGACCGCCAATGATCTGACGGTTGATTTCTTTCTTGATGAGCGTGCGCGTGAGCTCTATTGGGAATGTACACGCCGGACCGATCTGATACGCTATGGCAGGTTTACCACGGCCGATTACTTATGGCAGTGGAAAGGGGGAGTGAAAGAGGGGAGAGCGGTAGATGGAAAATACAATATTTACCCCATCCCCACCACAGACCTGACTGCCAATCCGAACCTGCGTAACGAGAATTATTAA